TGCCATCGACCACTTCAACAGCAGCTTGAGCTAAAATTGGACCCGTATCCATCCCTTCATCAACGAGGTGGACAGTAACCCCGGTCACTTTTACACCATGAGCCATTGCCTGTCCAATTGCATCTTTTCCAGGGAATGAAGGCAGAAGAGATGGATGGATATTTACAATTCGGTTCGGAAATGCAGATAGAAGTGTATGTCCAATCAATCTCATGTATCCAGCTAACACAATCCACTCCACATTTAATTCGCTTAATTTCGCAACGATTTCTGCCTCGTATGATGATTTAGATTCAAAGTTTTTAGCAGAAAATGCATACACGGGAATACCAAAGTTCTCGGCACGTGAAACGACAAATGCGCTAGGCTTATCTGTCACAACTAGCTCAATCTTTGCATCAAGCTTTCCACAATGAATCGCCTCTTGAATCGCTTGAAAATTACTTCCACTACCTGAAGCAAATACTGCTATTTTTGTTACCATTACACTAGACTCCCATCATGCGTGCCGTTGAAGATGACACCTTCACCTTTCACTACTCGACCGATTTTATATGCCTTTTCACCATGTTTTTTTGCAATCTCAACAATTTTAGCTACCTCTGATGCTGGTACAGAAAGCACATAGCCAATACCCATGTTAAAGACGTTGTATAATTCCTTGTCAACAAGATTCCCTTTTTCTTTTAAAAACTCAAAAATGCGAAGGACCGGCCAAGAGCCCATTTCAATTTCCGTCGCTAGTCCTGCTGGCATCATACGTGGTAGATTTTCATAGAAACCGCCACCTGTTATATGGGCCATACCATGAACATCAGCTTCTTTTAAAATTTCAAGAACAGGCTTCGCATAAATTTTTGTTGGTACAAGTAAAGCTTCTCCTATTGGTCCAAGATCCTCATAACCATCAACCACTTCATCTGAAGCCAAACCGTTACTTTCAAATACAATTTTGCGAACTAATGAGTAACCATTAGAATGAACACCACTTGATGCAAGGCCTACTAGCACGTCACCTTCAACGATTTTTTCACCAGTCACAACAGATGATTTTTCAGCAGCACCCACTGCAAAGCCTGCTAAGTCATATTCATCTTCGTCATATAGTCCAGGCATTTCAGCTGTTTCACCGCCGATTAATGCAGCTCCTGCTTGTACACACCCATCTGCCACACCTTTTACGATTTGTTCGATCTTTTCAGGGACTGCTTTACCAACAGCTATATAATCTAGGAAATACAACGGCTCTGCGCCTTGTGCCACGATATCATTTACACACATTGCAACACAATCGACACCAATTGTATCGTGTTTATCTACCATAAATGCTAGTTTTAGTTTTGTCCCAACACCGTCAGTACCTGAAATTAGAACAGGTTCTTTAAAATTTAGTGAAGACAAGTCAAACATGCCGCCAAAGCCACCAAATGTACCCATCACACCTAATCGATTTGTACGATCTACGTGTGATTTCATACGTTTCACCGCTTCATAGCCTGCTTCAATATTTACACCTGCTTGCTCATATGCTTTTGACATTAGCCTGTTCCTCCTATAAAATCATTTTCGCCTTGACGTAATTGGTCCAGATTTTGGTCGTGCTTAAGCCGGTGGAATGTAGGGCAGTTAGACGTGTCTTATTGATCAACGATTTTAATCTAACTTCCTTAATTCCTTTACAAAATCTGCGACCATCCGTCAACAGCTTGATAACATGATTCGGTTATGAATTATGTTATCGAACTAATTCCTTTTCATGTGGTAAGACTGTATCTGGGAAAATTTCTGTTGGATATTTTCCAGTGAAGCATGCTAAACATAAGCCGCGAGTTTCATCATCAAATGGACGTGCGATTGCTTCTACCATTCCTTCGGGTGATAAAAACGTTAATGAATCAGCGCAAATCGCTTCACGAATTTCATCAATCGTTTTATTTGCTGCAATTAATTCTTCATCAGAAGAAATATCAATTCCATAAAAACAAGGATTTGAAATCGGTGGCGAGGAGATGACGACATGCACTTCTGTTGCACCTGCTTCTTTTAGCATTTTTACAATGCGACGAGAAGTCGTCCCACGTACAATCGAATCATCCACCATAACAACACGTTTACCTTTTACTACTTGAACAACTGGCGCCAATTTCATCTTTACACCACGTTCACGTAACTCTTGTGTTGGTTGGATAAATGTACGGCCTGTATAACGATTTTTTATTAATCCAAGCTCATATGGAATTCCGCTTGCTTCCGCAAACCCAATGGCTGCAGAAATACTGGAATCAGGCACCCCTGTCACAACATCGGCATCAATATGAC
Above is a genomic segment from Lysinibacillus sp. PLM2 containing:
- the purN gene encoding phosphoribosylglycinamide formyltransferase; the protein is MVTKIAVFASGSGSNFQAIQEAIHCGKLDAKIELVVTDKPSAFVVSRAENFGIPVYAFSAKNFESKSSYEAEIVAKLSELNVEWIVLAGYMRLIGHTLLSAFPNRIVNIHPSLLPSFPGKDAIGQAMAHGVKVTGVTVHLVDEGMDTGPILAQAAVEVVDGNREKTEARIHAVEHELYTKTLKKLFETK
- the purM gene encoding phosphoribosylformylglycinamidine cyclo-ligase, which translates into the protein MSKAYEQAGVNIEAGYEAVKRMKSHVDRTNRLGVMGTFGGFGGMFDLSSLNFKEPVLISGTDGVGTKLKLAFMVDKHDTIGVDCVAMCVNDIVAQGAEPLYFLDYIAVGKAVPEKIEQIVKGVADGCVQAGAALIGGETAEMPGLYDEDEYDLAGFAVGAAEKSSVVTGEKIVEGDVLVGLASSGVHSNGYSLVRKIVFESNGLASDEVVDGYEDLGPIGEALLVPTKIYAKPVLEILKEADVHGMAHITGGGFYENLPRMMPAGLATEIEMGSWPVLRIFEFLKEKGNLVDKELYNVFNMGIGYVLSVPASEVAKIVEIAKKHGEKAYKIGRVVKGEGVIFNGTHDGSLV